The following are encoded together in the Pseudomonas maumuensis genome:
- a CDS encoding MotA/TolQ/ExbB proton channel family protein: MWELVKSGGWMMLPIILSSIAAMAIVVERLWTLRASRVTPPHLLGQVWMWIKDKQLTSDKLKALRADSPLGEILAAGLANSRHGREIMKECIEEAASRVIHELERYISTLGTIAAMAPLLGLLGTVLGMIDIFSAFMGSQMTANAAVLAGGISKALVTTAAGLMVGIPAVFFHRFLLRRIDELVVGMEQEAIKLVEVLQGDREVEVAGGKA; encoded by the coding sequence GTGTGGGAATTGGTCAAGTCCGGTGGCTGGATGATGCTACCGATCATCCTGAGCTCCATCGCTGCCATGGCGATCGTCGTCGAGCGCCTGTGGACCCTGCGCGCCAGCCGTGTCACCCCGCCGCACCTGCTGGGCCAGGTATGGATGTGGATCAAGGACAAGCAGCTCACCAGTGACAAACTCAAGGCCCTGCGCGCCGATTCGCCGCTGGGCGAGATCCTTGCCGCCGGCCTGGCCAACTCGCGCCATGGTCGCGAGATCATGAAAGAGTGCATCGAAGAGGCCGCCTCGCGGGTCATCCACGAGCTGGAGCGCTACATCAGCACCCTCGGCACCATCGCCGCCATGGCCCCGTTGCTGGGCCTGCTGGGCACCGTGCTGGGCATGATCGACATCTTCAGCGCCTTCATGGGCTCGCAGATGACCGCCAACGCCGCGGTACTGGCCGGCGGTATCTCCAAGGCCTTGGTCACTACCGCGGCCGGCCTGATGGTCGGTATCCCGGCGGTGTTCTTCCACCGCTTCCTGCTGCGCCGCATCGATGAGCTGGTGGTGGGCATGGAGCAGGAGGCGATCAAGCTGGTCGAGGTGCTGCAGGGCGACCGCGAAGTGGAAGTTGCCGGAGGCAAGGCGTGA
- a CDS encoding DNA internalization-related competence protein ComEC/Rec2 translates to MRTGMLALVLGLVSLRFLPVLPPVGWLIPLLLLALACLGTRAWPLGWFVLGGCWACWSAQQALDDRLAPALDGRTLWLEGRVVGLPTRTERGVRFELEHPESRRAQLPRRLQLSWFAGPELRAGERWRLAVNLRQPHGLLNPHGPDREALLLARGIGATGSVKTGEQVGQAAADWRDAMRQRLMNVDAHGREAALTALVLGDGAGLAREDWQTLQATGTMHLLVISGQHIGLLAGLVYGLVAGLARLGAWPSRWPWLPWACGLAMAAALGYGWLAGFGVPVQRACLMLAVVLLWRLRFRHLGAALPLLLALSGVLLINPLASLLPGFWLSFAAVGVLMLCFSARLGAWRPWQAWSRAQWVIAVGLLPVLLALGLPISLTAPLANLLAVPWISFAVLPLALLGTATLPVPGVGEGLLWLAGLSLDGLFRLLAQLARQWPAWLPEPLPLWAWLLVALGALLLLLPRGVPLRLPGAVMLVALWAPREQVPLGQVQVWQLDVGQGLAVLLRTRHHALLYDAGPAYGGSDLGESVVLPTLRRLGVRHLDLMLVSHGHADHAGGAAAVRRGLPVARVLAGEVAGLAPAALCESGERWRWDGVDFELWHWPQGTSSNDRSCVLRVVASGERLLLAGDMEAAAEQAWLAASEDPRVDWLQAPHHGSRTSSTEPFIKALAPRGVMISRGRSNGFGHPHAQVIERYRRHGISIHDTAVEGALRLRLGSQGAVVGGRAERRFWREGE, encoded by the coding sequence ATGCGCACAGGGATGCTGGCGCTGGTGCTCGGGCTGGTGAGCCTGCGTTTTTTGCCCGTTTTGCCGCCGGTCGGGTGGCTGATTCCGTTGCTGTTGCTGGCCCTGGCCTGTCTGGGTACGCGGGCCTGGCCGCTGGGCTGGTTCGTGCTGGGTGGCTGCTGGGCCTGCTGGTCGGCGCAGCAGGCGCTGGATGATCGTCTGGCCCCGGCGCTGGATGGCCGCACGCTGTGGTTGGAGGGGCGGGTGGTAGGGCTGCCGACCCGTACGGAGCGCGGCGTGCGCTTCGAGCTGGAGCATCCTGAGTCGCGCCGGGCGCAATTGCCCAGGCGCCTGCAACTGAGCTGGTTCGCCGGGCCAGAATTGCGCGCCGGTGAGCGCTGGCGCCTGGCGGTGAACCTGCGCCAGCCCCATGGGCTGCTCAACCCCCACGGTCCGGACCGCGAAGCATTGTTGTTGGCTCGGGGTATCGGCGCCACCGGCTCGGTCAAGACTGGCGAGCAGGTCGGGCAGGCAGCAGCGGACTGGCGCGATGCCATGCGCCAGCGGCTGATGAATGTGGATGCTCACGGCCGCGAGGCGGCGCTGACGGCCCTGGTGCTGGGCGACGGCGCCGGGCTGGCGCGCGAAGACTGGCAGACCCTGCAGGCCACCGGCACGATGCACCTGCTGGTGATCTCCGGCCAGCATATCGGGCTGTTGGCCGGGCTGGTGTACGGCCTGGTCGCGGGCCTGGCACGGCTGGGCGCCTGGCCATCGCGCTGGCCGTGGCTGCCTTGGGCTTGCGGCCTGGCCATGGCAGCGGCATTGGGCTACGGCTGGTTGGCCGGCTTCGGCGTGCCGGTGCAGCGGGCCTGCCTGATGCTGGCGGTGGTGTTGCTATGGCGCCTGCGTTTCAGGCACCTGGGGGCAGCCTTGCCGTTGCTGCTGGCGTTGTCGGGGGTGTTGCTGATCAATCCATTGGCCAGCCTGCTGCCGGGTTTCTGGCTGTCGTTTGCCGCGGTTGGCGTGCTGATGCTGTGCTTCTCTGCCCGGCTCGGCGCCTGGCGGCCCTGGCAGGCCTGGAGCCGCGCCCAGTGGGTAATCGCCGTGGGCCTGTTGCCAGTGCTGCTGGCGCTGGGGCTGCCGATCAGCCTGACGGCGCCGCTGGCCAACCTGCTGGCGGTGCCCTGGATCAGTTTCGCGGTGTTGCCGCTGGCCTTGCTCGGCACGGCGACGTTGCCGGTGCCTGGGGTGGGGGAAGGGCTGCTGTGGCTGGCGGGCCTTTCGCTGGATGGGCTGTTTCGCCTGCTGGCGCAGCTTGCGCGGCAGTGGCCCGCATGGCTGCCCGAACCGTTGCCGCTGTGGGCCTGGCTGTTGGTCGCGCTGGGCGCGCTGTTGCTGCTGCTGCCTCGGGGTGTGCCGTTGCGCTTGCCGGGCGCGGTGATGCTGGTGGCCTTGTGGGCGCCGCGCGAGCAGGTGCCCCTTGGGCAGGTGCAGGTGTGGCAGCTGGATGTCGGCCAGGGCTTGGCGGTGCTGCTGCGCACCCGTCATCACGCGCTGCTGTACGACGCCGGGCCCGCGTACGGGGGCAGCGACCTGGGGGAGAGCGTAGTGTTGCCGACCTTGCGCAGACTGGGTGTGAGGCACCTCGACCTGATGCTGGTCAGCCACGGTCACGCCGATCATGCCGGCGGTGCGGCGGCGGTGCGCCGGGGGCTGCCGGTGGCGCGGGTGCTGGCCGGGGAGGTTGCCGGGCTTGCGCCTGCCGCGCTGTGCGAAAGTGGTGAGCGCTGGCGCTGGGATGGGGTCGATTTCGAGCTGTGGCATTGGCCGCAAGGCACGTCCAGTAACGACCGTTCCTGCGTGCTGCGGGTGGTGGCCAGTGGCGAGCGCCTGCTGCTGGCCGGCGACATGGAGGCCGCGGCGGAGCAGGCTTGGCTGGCGGCCAGCGAGGATCCGCGCGTCGACTGGTTGCAGGCGCCGCACCACGGCAGCCGCACGTCGTCCACCGAACCGTTCATCAAGGCACTGGCGCCTCGCGGGGTGATGATTTCGCGGGGGCGGAGTAACGGTTTCGGGCATCCGCATGCGCAGGTGATCGAGCGCTATCGACGGCATGGGATCAGCATTCATGACACGGCGGTGGAGGGGGCGTTGCGGTTGCGCCTGGGGAGTCAGGGTGCAGTGGTCGGGGGGCGCGCGGAGCGCAGGTTCTGGCGGGAGGGCGAATGA
- a CDS encoding ExbD/TolR family protein encodes MKFRRNRQRENVDINLASLIDVVFVLLLFFVVTTTFTRETQLRVELPEASSAAPAQPDDGKLIEVTISADGVYSVNNHLLPKSDLATLTEAIEKESGGDITLPLAISADGKTPHQAVITAMDAAGKLGFSKLRMTTVEAAQGNP; translated from the coding sequence GTGAAGTTCCGGCGCAATCGCCAGCGCGAGAACGTCGACATCAACCTGGCGTCGTTGATCGACGTGGTGTTCGTGCTGCTGCTGTTCTTCGTGGTTACCACCACCTTCACCCGCGAGACCCAGCTGCGTGTCGAGCTGCCCGAAGCAAGCAGTGCCGCGCCCGCGCAGCCCGATGATGGCAAGCTGATCGAAGTCACCATCAGTGCCGACGGCGTGTATTCGGTCAACAACCACCTGCTGCCCAAGAGCGACCTGGCCACCCTGACCGAAGCCATCGAGAAGGAGTCCGGCGGTGACATCACCCTGCCGCTGGCGATCAGCGCCGATGGCAAGACCCCGCACCAGGCTGTGATCACCGCAATGGATGCGGCCGGCAAGCTCGGCTTCAGCAAGTTGCGCATGACCACCGTCGAGGCCGCGCAGGGCAATCCCTGA
- a CDS encoding DUF2062 domain-containing protein: MPRRLFKRYMPDPTSIREHKSLRFFGKLLHDPNLWHLNRHSVARAMGVGLFAALIPIPMQMLLAAALAIPVRGNLPIAVSLVWLTNPLTMPPVFFVTYMTGAWLMQVPPRTLPESITVDWVTEQLATIWQPFLLGSVVCGVVLGVLAYFTTMGYWRWWVGRQWRRRQCRCAANRGSGTHAAAADQQAHAQHIEHRSGHQHEADRRANTDIRHP; the protein is encoded by the coding sequence ATGCCGCGCCGTCTGTTCAAACGCTACATGCCGGACCCGACCAGCATCCGCGAACATAAATCCTTACGCTTCTTCGGCAAGCTGCTGCACGACCCCAACCTCTGGCACCTGAATCGCCATTCGGTGGCGCGGGCCATGGGCGTCGGCCTGTTCGCCGCGCTCATTCCCATCCCCATGCAGATGCTGCTGGCCGCCGCGCTGGCCATTCCCGTGCGCGGCAACCTGCCGATCGCGGTGAGCCTGGTGTGGCTGACCAACCCGCTGACCATGCCGCCGGTGTTCTTCGTCACCTACATGACCGGTGCCTGGCTGATGCAGGTGCCGCCACGCACATTGCCCGAATCGATCACCGTCGACTGGGTCACCGAGCAGCTGGCGACGATCTGGCAACCGTTCCTGCTGGGTTCGGTGGTATGTGGGGTGGTGCTCGGCGTGCTCGCCTACTTCACCACCATGGGCTACTGGCGTTGGTGGGTGGGCCGGCAGTGGCGCCGGCGCCAGTGTCGCTGTGCCGCCAACCGGGGCTCAGGCACGCATGCCGCGGCCGCTGACCAGCAGGCGCACGCACAGCACATAGAGCACCGCAGTGGCCACCAGCATGAAGCTGATCGCCGTGCCAATACTGATATCCGACACCCCTAG
- the lpxK gene encoding tetraacyldisaccharide 4'-kinase, whose translation MAFADRLLAAWYAGHPALALLRPLEALYRRVVTRNRARFLSGISRSYRAPVPVIVVGNITVGGTGKTPMILWLIERCRQQGLKVGVVSRGYGAKPPQYPWRVAADQLADQAGDEPLLIVQRTGVPLVIDPDRSRAVQALLASDAPDLILCDDGMQHYRLARDLELVLIDAARGLGNRRCLPAGPLREPAERLAEADAVLFNGAEADRDGGFAFRLQPSALINLRSGERRELDLFPAGQALHAVAGIGNPQRFFNTLLGLNWQPVPHPFADHAPYSREVLSFSPPLPLVMTEKDAVKCRPFAADDWWYLAVDAVPSQAFVAWFDTELDRLLPGRPRP comes from the coding sequence ATGGCCTTCGCCGACCGTCTGCTCGCCGCCTGGTATGCCGGGCACCCGGCGCTGGCCCTGCTGCGCCCGCTGGAGGCGCTGTATCGTCGTGTGGTGACGCGCAATCGTGCGCGCTTTCTCAGCGGCATCAGCCGCAGCTACCGTGCCCCGGTGCCCGTGATCGTGGTGGGCAATATCACCGTGGGCGGCACCGGCAAGACACCGATGATCCTCTGGCTGATCGAGCGCTGCCGCCAGCAGGGGCTGAAGGTCGGCGTTGTCAGCCGTGGCTACGGCGCCAAGCCGCCGCAGTATCCCTGGCGTGTCGCCGCCGACCAGCTCGCCGATCAGGCCGGCGACGAGCCTTTGCTGATCGTCCAGCGCACCGGCGTGCCGCTGGTGATCGACCCCGACCGCTCCCGTGCCGTGCAGGCGCTGCTGGCCAGCGACGCGCCGGACCTGATCCTGTGCGATGACGGCATGCAGCATTACCGCCTGGCCCGCGACCTGGAGCTGGTGCTGATCGACGCTGCCCGGGGCCTGGGCAATCGCCGCTGCCTGCCGGCCGGCCCATTGCGCGAGCCCGCCGAGCGCCTGGCCGAGGCCGACGCGGTGTTGTTCAATGGCGCCGAGGCTGACCGCGACGGCGGCTTTGCCTTCCGCCTGCAGCCGTCGGCACTGATCAACCTGCGCAGCGGCGAGCGCCGCGAGCTCGACCTGTTTCCCGCTGGCCAGGCGCTGCACGCCGTGGCCGGCATTGGCAACCCGCAACGTTTCTTCAACACCCTGCTGGGGCTAAACTGGCAGCCGGTGCCGCACCCCTTTGCCGACCATGCGCCGTACAGCCGCGAAGTGCTGTCGTTCAGCCCGCCGCTGCCGTTGGTGATGACCGAGAAGGATGCGGTGAAATGCCGGCCGTTCGCTGCCGACGACTGGTGGTACCTGGCGGTCGACGCCGTACCCTCGCAGGCGTTCGTCGCCTGGTTCGACACCGAGCTCGATCGCCTGCTGCCTGGCCGCCCCCGGCCCTGA
- a CDS encoding ABC transporter permease, whose amino-acid sequence MSVELRTNWVALNTIVYREVRRFLRIWPQTLLPPAITMVLYFVIFGNLIGRQIGDMGGFTYMEYIVPGLIMMSVITNSYGNVVSSFFGSKFQRSIEELMVSPVSPHTILVGYVLGGVLRGLAVGVIVTFLSLFFTHLQVHHLGVTVIVVLLTATIFSLLGFVNAVFARNFDDISIIPTFVLTPLTYLGGVFYSINLLPPFWQTVSLANPVLHMVNSFRYGILGVSDISIGTAISFMLVATAVLYVLCVRLLVSGRGMRA is encoded by the coding sequence ATGAGTGTGGAATTGCGCACCAACTGGGTCGCCCTGAACACCATCGTCTACCGCGAAGTGCGGCGCTTCTTGCGTATCTGGCCGCAGACCTTGCTGCCGCCGGCGATCACCATGGTCCTGTACTTCGTCATCTTCGGTAACCTGATCGGCCGGCAGATCGGCGACATGGGTGGCTTCACCTACATGGAGTACATCGTGCCGGGGCTGATCATGATGTCGGTGATCACCAACTCCTATGGCAACGTGGTGTCGAGCTTCTTCGGCAGCAAGTTCCAGCGCTCCATCGAGGAGCTGATGGTGTCGCCGGTGTCGCCGCACACCATCCTTGTCGGCTATGTGTTGGGTGGCGTGTTGCGCGGCTTGGCGGTGGGGGTGATCGTGACCTTCCTGTCGCTGTTCTTCACCCATCTGCAGGTGCATCACCTGGGGGTGACGGTCATCGTGGTGCTGCTGACCGCGACCATCTTCTCGCTGCTGGGCTTCGTCAACGCGGTGTTCGCCCGCAACTTCGACGACATCTCGATCATCCCGACCTTCGTGCTGACACCGCTGACCTACCTGGGCGGGGTGTTCTACTCGATCAACCTGCTGCCGCCGTTCTGGCAGACCGTGTCGCTGGCAAACCCAGTGCTGCACATGGTCAACTCGTTCCGCTACGGCATCCTAGGGGTGTCGGATATCAGTATTGGCACGGCGATCAGCTTCATGCTGGTGGCCACTGCGGTGCTCTATGTGCTGTGCGTGCGCCTGCTGGTCAGCGGCCGCGGCATGCGTGCCTGA